Within Halostella limicola, the genomic segment GCTAACGCCTCGACGGCGAACTGCCGCACCTCGGCGTCGTCGTCGGTCGCGGCGGCGCTGCCCAGCGCACGGACTATGCGGTCGTCGCGCTCCCGCTCCGCGAGTTCGAGCGCGGCGCGGCGGCGCTCGACCGCGTCGTCGCCGGCGAGCGCGGCGATCAGCTCCGCCGCGGGGACGTCCTCGACCGGCTCGGTGTCGCTGGCAGCGAGCTCTTCCGGCGACGCCTCGCCGATCGTCACGTCGCGGTCGACCTCGATGTCCTCCAGCCCGTCGGGCTCCTCGTCGAACCCGGGGCTCCGCTCGGGGTGAAGCCCCGGATCCGGCGGCCCGTCGGTCGCCTCCTCCTCGTCTCTCATGCGGCCTCACCTCCCGGCGCGTCGGCGAGCAGCGCGACGGCGACGACGACCCCGAGCGCCCCGAGCAGCGTGCCGGGGACGCCGGCCGCGAGGAGCAGTCCCGCGCCGAGCGCGTCGTCGATAGTTCCCCCTCGAAGCGCGTGAACGAGTCCGGCGACGCCGGCCCCGACGGCGAGGACGACGAACGCGAGGGGCGCGCCGATGACCCCGCCACCGACGAGCAGCACCGCACCAGTCACGTACGGGGCGCTCGTCGCGACCCCGAACGTCAGAACGCCCGCGAGCGCCCCGACGATCAGGCTCGCTCGGTCGCCGCCGACGAGCAGCGACGTCAGCGCGACGCCGACCAGCGCCAGCCCGGCGCCGAGCGGGCGGAGCGTCGCGGCCGCCACGCCCGCCGTCGCAGCGAGCGAGGCGACGACGCCGGCAGTGAGGACGACCGCGACGCCGGCGCGCCGGACCGAGGCGGCACTCACATCACGCCGGAGCTGCCGGACGCGACTCCCGGCGGCGAGCCCGCCCCCGAAGACGACGCCGGTCGCGGCCGGGAGCCACGCCAGTGGCGACGCGAGCGCGACCAGCCCGAAGCCCCCAGCGAAGGCGAGGCCGACCCGCTCGCCGGGGGCGTCCGCGGTGCCCGCGACGAGCAGCGCCGCCAGCGCGGGGCCGACGACGGCGGCCGGGAGCGCGACGGTCGCGACCTCGACGAGGGGAGCGGGCAGCGGTCCCGGGGCGTTGTGGGCGACGCGGTACAGCGTCGCCGCCGCGACCGGGACGAGCGCGACCAGCCCCGCGGCGGTGCGCGTCGAAACCGGCGTCCCCGCCGAGAGCCGGGCGACGCCCCCTGTGACCCGGCCGGTTATCGCCTCCTCGACTCGGCGTCCGCTCACCGCGCGTCACCCCCTTCGAACCGGTCGGCGAGGGCGGCCTGGTCCGCGGTCACGAACCGGTCGAGGAAGGCGGCGAGTTCGCCGTAGAGCCCCGTGCCGCGCTCCTCGGCCATCCGGTCGGCGAGGCCGCCGGCGACGACGTGGAGGTGGCGGTCGTGGAGGTCGAGCCTGGCCCGCGCGGCGTCGGCCGATGACTCGGCCTCGCGGCGCGCGAGGTAGCCCGCGAACTCCAGCTGGTACGGGAGGTAGTCGTGGTTGTCGCGGGCCGACTGGTCGACCTCCAGACCGAAGTAGTCGTACGCCCGCGCCAGGTCCAGGTTCACGTCGTTCCACGACGCCTCGGGCCGGTAGGACGTCTCGTACAGCGACACCGCCGGCCCCTCGCTGTCGAGCGAGCCGTCGGTGCGGTCCTCGTACTCGGCGTAGCCGACCGTGAACAGGTCGTTGAACCGAGCACAGAGGGTCTCGTGGTCGTCGTCGACGGTCAGGTCCGGCGGGTCGACCGCCAGTCCGGTCGCGTCGACCAAGTCGCGACAGGTCGCGTCGACGCGGCCGTCCGCGATCCGGGCGTACAGCGACTCGTCGGGCTCGTCGAACAGGGTGGCGAGGAGCGCGTACACCCCGCCGCGGGCTGCCGCCTCGCGGTCGATCCGCCGCGGGTCGATGGTCGCGGGTGCGGCGGCTCCGTCCTCCTCGGCTCCGCTGTCTGTCCCGTCAGCGCCTGGTCCGTCCGGTCCGTCGCGGCTCGCGTCGGCGGTCATCTCGTCTCACCCCGCGTGGTCCGCACGGCGTGGATCGTCACCAAGGCGACGCCGGCGATAGCGAGCCCGGCGACGCTCCACAGTATCGTCTCGTACGGCGGTCCCTGGGGGCCGGATCCCAGCGGGAAGTGGTACCACTCGCTGACCGACTTCTGGCCGGACCGCTCCATGTTCGACCCGTTCCACGCCGCGAACGCGACGTCGACGTCGCGGTCGACGGCAAAGGAGGTCCGGTTCTCCGCGTCCGCCGGGATCTCCCGCGACATGACGACCGTCCAGCGGCCGTCCTCGTGGGTCGTCGA encodes:
- a CDS encoding molecular chaperone TorD family protein, producing the protein MTADASRDGPDGPGADGTDSGAEEDGAAAPATIDPRRIDREAAARGGVYALLATLFDEPDESLYARIADGRVDATCRDLVDATGLAVDPPDLTVDDDHETLCARFNDLFTVGYAEYEDRTDGSLDSEGPAVSLYETSYRPEASWNDVNLDLARAYDYFGLEVDQSARDNHDYLPYQLEFAGYLARREAESSADAARARLDLHDRHLHVVAGGLADRMAEERGTGLYGELAAFLDRFVTADQAALADRFEGGDAR